The region CGACCATGTCGCACTTGTTGAGCGCCACGACCAGGGCGGGCACGCCGACCTGGCGGGCGAGCAGCACGTGCTCACGCGTCTGCGGCATGGGGCCGTCGGTGGCGGCGACCACGAGGATCGCGCCGTCCATCTGCGCCGCGCCGGTGATCATGTTCTTGATGTAGTCGGCGTGACCGGGGCAGTCGACGTGCGCGTAGTGGCGCGCCTCGGTCTGGTACTCGACGTGCGCGATCGAGATCGTGATGCCGCGCTGGCGCTCCTCGGGAGCCTTGTCGATCTGGTCGAACGCCGAAGCCTCGTTGAGGTTCGGGTACTTGTCGTGCAGCACCTTGGTGATCGCCGCGGTCAGCGTCGTCTTGCCGTGGTCGATGTGACCGATGGTGCCGATGTTGACGTGCGGCTTGGTCCGCTCGAACTTCGCCTTAGCCACTGGGGCTCCTCCTGATTGGTTGTTACTTGACTCGTGGGTGTGGGGTGTAGCTGGGTGCCGAGGATCCGGCGGCGATCACTCGCCGCGGACCTTCTTCACGATCTCGTCGGCGATGTTCGTGGGAACCTCGGCGTACGAGTCGAACTCCATCGAGTACGACGCCTGACCGGAGGTCTTGGACCTCAGGTCGCCAACGTACCCGAACATCTCTGACAGCGGCACGAGGGCGCTGACGACCAGGTCGCCGTGACGCTCCTCCTGTGCCTGGATCTGGCCGCGGCGCGAGTTGATGTCGCCGATGACGGTGCCGAGGAAGCTCTCCGGCGTGGTCACCTCGACGGCGAACATCGGCTCGAGCAGCACGGCCTGGGCCTTGGCAGCGGCCTCCTTGAAGGCCTGGATGCCAGCGATCTTGAACGCGAGCTCCGAGGAGTCGACGTCGTGGTAGGCGCCGTCCTCGAGGGTGACCTTGACGTCCACCATCGGGAAGCCGGCCTTGATGCCGAACTGCAGCGCCTCCTGGGCACCCTGGTCGACCGAGGGGATGTACTCCTTCGGCACGCGACCACCGCTGACGGCGTTGACGAACTCGTAGCCCGCGCCCGTGCCGGTCTCGGGGTCGATGTTCGGCTCGATCGAGATGACGATCTTGGCGAACTGACCCGAACCACCGGTCTGCTTCTTGTGGGTGTAGGAGTAGTTCTCCACCTTGCGGCGGATGGTCTCGCGGTAGGCGACCTGCGGCTTGCCGACGGTGGCCTCGACCTTGAACTCGCGCTTCATCCGGTCGACGAAGACCTCGAGGTGGAGCTCGCCCATGCCGGCGATGATGGTCTGGCCGGTCTCCTCGTCGGTCTTGACGGTGAAGGTCGGGTCCTCCTCGGTGAGCCGCTGGATCGCGGTGCCGAGCTTCTCCTGGTCACCCTTGGTCTTGGGCTCGATCGCGACCTCGATCACCGGGGCCGGGAACGTCATCGACTCGAGGACGACCTGCTGGGTGGGGTCGGACAGGGTGTGACCGGTCTTGGTGTCCTTGAGACCCATGACGGCCACGATCTGGCCGGCACCGACCGACGCGATCTCCTCACGCTTGTTGGCGTGCATCTGGTAGACCTTGCCGATCCGCTCCTTGCGGCCGTTGACCGAGTTGACCACGGTCGAGCCGGCCTCGAGCTTGCCGGAGTAGACCCGGACGTAGATCAGCTTGCCGAGGTGCGGGTCCGAGGCGATCTTGAACGCGAGGCCCGAGAAGGGCTCGTCGTCGCTCGGCTTGCGCAGGATCTCGACGTCCTCGTCGTTGGGCTTGTGGCCCACGATCGCGTCGACGTCGAGCGGCGAGGGGAGGTAGTCGACGACGGCGTCGAGCAGGGGCTGGACGCCCTTGTTCTTGAACGCGGTGCCGGTGAGGATCGGGTTGAGCTTGTCGGCGAGGGTCGCGCGACGGATGGCGGCCTTGAGGGTCGCGACGTCGAACGTGTCGCCGTCCTCGAGGTAGACCTCCATGATGTCGTCGTCGGCCTCGGCCAGGGTCTCCACGAGCTTCTCGCGGTACTCCGCGGCCTTGTCGGCGAGGTCGGCGGGGATCTCCTCGATGGTGTAGTCCTCACCCATCTCGGTCTCGCCGCGCCACACCTTGGCGTGCATCTCGACCAGGTCGACGACGCCGATGAAGTCGGACTCGGCACCGATCGGGAGCTGCAGGACCAGCGGGGTGGCGTGCAGGCGCTCGACGATGGAGTCGACGCACTTGTAGAAGTCGGCGCCCGTGCGGTCGAGCTTGTTGATGAAGCACATGCGCGGGACGGCGTACTTGTTCGCCTGGCGCCACACGGTCTGCGACTGCGGCTCGACACCGGCGACACCGTCGAAGACGGCGACGGCGCCGTCGAGGACGCGCAGCGAGCGCTCGACCTCGACGGTGAAGTCGACGTGGCCGGGCGTGTCGATGATGTTGATCTGGTGCTTCTTCCACCAGCAGGTCGTCGCAGCGGACGTGATGGTGATGCCGCGCTCCTGCTCCTGCTCCATCCAGTCCATCGTGGCCGCGCCCTCGTGGACCTCACCGATCTTGTAGGTGATGCCGGTGTAGAAGAGGATGCGCTCGGTGGTGGTGGTCTTGCCGGCATCGATGTGCGCCATGATGCCGATGTTGCGGACCTGCTTGAGGTCGGTGGTGATGTCGACAGCCACTGAAAGTCTCAGTCCCTCGTAAGAGTTGGTGGGGTTGGTGGGTGCGGGGCTCCGTCAGCGGAGCCCCGCACCGATCACCAGCGGTAGTGGGCGAAGGCCTTGTTGGACTCGGCCATCTTGTGGGTGTCCTCGCGCTTCTTCACAGCGGCACCGAGGCCGTTGCTCGCGTCGAGGATCTCGTTCATCAGGCGCTCGGCCATGGTCTTCTCGCGACGGTCCTGGGCGTAGCCCACGAGCCAGCGCAGCGCCAGCGTGGTGGAGCGGTTGGCCTTGACCTCGACGGGGACCTGGTAGGTCGCACCGCCGACGCGGCGGGACTTGACCTCGAGGGCCGGCTTGACGTTGTCCATCGCGCGCTTGAGCGTGACGACGGGGTCGGTGCCGGTCTTCTCGCGGCAACCCTCGAGGGCGCTGTAGACGATGCGCTGGGCGACGGCCTTCTTGCCGTCCTGCAGGACCTTGCTGACGAGCTGGGTGACCAGCTGCGAGCCGTAGACCGGGTCGGAGACGAGAGGCCGCTTCGGGGCGGGACCCTTGCGAGGCATTACTTCTCCTTCTTCGCGCCGTAGCGGCTGCGGGCCTGCTTGCGGTTCTTGACACCCTGGGTGTCGAGCGTGCCGCGGATGATCTTGTAGCGGACACCGGGAAGGTCCTTCACACGGCCGCCGCGCACGAGCACGATCGAGTGCTCCTGCAGGTTGTGACCGACACCCGGGATGTAGGCGGTGACCTCGACGCCACTGCTCAGGCGCACGCGGGCGACCTTGCGGAGGGCGGAGTTCGGCTTCTTCGGGGTGGTCGTGTAGACGCGGGTGCAGACGCCACGGCGCTGCGGGGATCCCTTCAGGGCAGGCGTCTTGGACTTCGACACCTTGTCCTGGCGGCCCTTGCGGACCAGCTGGTTGATGGTGGGCACCGGGTGGTTCCCTCTCTCTGTCTTCTCATCACGGACCGGCGCGGTGCCGGACTCGGGTGTGGAGCGATGTTGCGATGTGCCTGGTGCCAGCAGGTCGGTGCGGCCTCGAGGGCCGCGACTCGGCGAGCAGTGGGCATGCGTCTGGACGGACCAGACACAAGGAATGAGGCTACTCGGGCGCTTCGACAGGGTCAAAACGCCGCGGAAGCGGTCTCCACGGCCGGTTCGCCGGCCTCGGAGGACCGCTGGTGACGCGCCCTCTCGAGCCTCAGGTACATGATCGCAGACAGGGCAACCCCGGCGATCGTCAGGCAGCCACCACCGAGCAGCGTCCAGCGAGCGCCGTACTCGTGCCCGATCCAGCCGATGATGGGCGCACCGAGCGGCGTGCCGCCCATGAAGATCATGAGGTAGAGCGCCATCACCCGGCCGCGGACGCCCGCGTCGGTGTGCAGCTGCATGTAGGTGTTGGCCGCGGTGATCATGGTCAGGGCGAGGAACCCGGTGACCGGCGCCCAGAGCGCGAAGGTGAGGTAGGAGGGCATCAGCCCGGCGACCACGACCGAGGCGCCGAACGCGAGCGCGGCGCCCACGACCAGACGGTGACGCACCTGCGTGCGTCGCGCGGCGAGGAGCGCGCCGGTCAGGGACCCGATCGCCAGGACGCTGCCCAGCAGCCCGAACTCCTCGGGGCCCTTGTCGAAGACCTCGGTCGCCATCAGCGCGGAGGTGATCTGGAAGTTGAGCCCGAACGTGCCCGCGAAGAACACCAGGCTCAGCACCAACAGCAGGTCGGGTCGGGCCCGCACGTAGGCCAGTCCCTCGCGGATCGCGCCGGGTCCGCGGCCGGCGGGCCGGGCGGCGTCGATCCGGCTGACGTCGAGGTGGCGCAGCGACCAGATCGGAGCGGCGTACGACACCGCGTTGAGCAGGATGACCCAGCCGGTGGCGACCGCTCCCCCGCCGAACGCCGCGATCAGCAGACCGGCGAGTCCGGGGCCGACCAGGCGGGCGGCGTTGAAGCTCGCCGAGTTGAGGCCCACCGCGTTGGTGAGGTCGACGGGGTCGACGAGCTCGCTGACGAACGACTGGCGCGCGGGTGCGTCGAAGGCCGAGGCTGCTCCGAGGATGAGCGCCAGGACGTAGACGTGCCAGACCTGGGCGAGGCCGGTGACGGCCAGGACGCCGAGGACGGCCGCCGGCGCCGCCATGCCGATGTTGGTCAGCTGGAGGAGCCGGTGCTTGGGCACCCGGTCGGCGATCAGCCCGGCGAAGGGCGTCAGCAGCAGGAACGGCAGGAACTGCAGGCCGGTCGTGATGCCGAGGGCGGTCGCGCCGGAGCCGGCGGCGAGCTCGAGGACGAGCCAGTCCTGGGCCACGCGCTGCATCCAGGTGCCGGTGTTCGACACGACACCGCCGGCGGCGTAGCGGCGGTAGTTCGGGTTGGCCAGGGAGCGGAAGGTGGGACTCGTGGTGACTCCTCAGGTGGTCAGCGGTCAGGTGGTGCGGTCAGGGATGACGTGGTGAGCAGGCCGGGCGTCAGTCGGTGACGGCCAGGCGGGCCAGGATCGGCGCGGCCTCGCGCAACGTCTCGCGCTCGGCGTCGGTGAGGGCGTCGAGCCGGCGCGCGAGCCAGGCGTCGCGGCGCTCACGGTCGGCGAGGACCGCGGCACGACCCGCGTCGGTCAGGCTCACGACGACCTGGCGGCCGTCGGTCTCGTGCGGACGGCGTACGACGAAGCCGTCCTGCTCCAGGCAGTTGACCGTCCGGGTCATCGACGGCGGCTGCACGCGCTCGGCACGGGCGAGGTCACCGACGGTCTGGTCGCCGAGGCGGACGAGCAGCCCGAGGACGACCATCTGGCTGATGCTGAGGTCGTTGTCGGGGTGGCGCTCGCTCATCAGGCGGCGGCGCAGGCGCATCACACCACCCCGGAGCTCGGAGGCGAGCCCGGCGTCGGTGCGAAGGTCGGCGGTCGGCATGTCGTTAGCGTAACTCATTACCTGTGCTAACTATTCCGGCGACCGTCGGGTCGCTGGAGTGATCCCCGGTCGGCCGGGGATTCCTGAACATGTCGGCGGTTGCAACGCCTGACAAGTTCAGTGATCCCCGGTCATCCGGGGATCACTGAGGGGCGTGGGTCAGGACAGCCAGCCGCTGATCGGCGTGTAGGCGAAGTAGACGACGAAGAGGGCGGCGACGACCCACATCAGGGGGTGCACCTCGCGAGCCTTGCCGACGACGGCCTTGATGAAGACGTAGGCGACGAAGCCGGCGCCGATGCCGACGGAGATCGAGTAGGTGAAGGGCATCAGCACGACGGTGAGGAAGGCCGGGATCGCCACCTCGAGGTCGCGCCAGTCGATCTCGGTGACCTGCTGCATCATCAGGAAGCCGACCAGCACGAGGGCCGGGACGGCCGCCTCGGAGGGGATCGCGGCGACGAGCGGCGTGAAGAAGGTCGCGAGCAGGAACAGCACGCCGGTCGCGACCGACGCGAGGCCGGTGCGGGCACCCTCGCCGACGCCGGAGGCGCTCTCGATGTAGGACGTGTTGGACGAGACGCCGGCCGCGCCGCCCGCGATGGCAGCGACGGAGTCGACGACCAGGATCTTCTGGGCGTGGGGCGGGATGCCCTCCTCGTCGTTGAGCCCGGCCTCGGCGCCGATGGCCGTCATCGTGCCCATGGTGTCGAAGAAGTCGGCGAGCAGGAGCGAGAAGACCAGGAGCAGGGCGGCGAGCGTGCCGGTCCCGGCGCTGCCGAACGCACCGAAGAGGCTGAAGTCGCCGAGGGTGTCGAAGTGCGGCAGCCCCACGACGTCACCGCTGAGGGTCGGCACGCTGAGCGACCAGCCCTTCGGGTTCTCCGCCGACGAGGCGCCGATGTCGCCGACGGCCTCGACGACGACGGCGACCACGGTCGTGACCACGATCGAGATGAGGATCGCGCCGCGCACCTGGCGCACCCAGAGGGC is a window of Nocardioides oleivorans DNA encoding:
- the rpsG gene encoding 30S ribosomal protein S7, producing the protein MPRKGPAPKRPLVSDPVYGSQLVTQLVSKVLQDGKKAVAQRIVYSALEGCREKTGTDPVVTLKRAMDNVKPALEVKSRRVGGATYQVPVEVKANRSTTLALRWLVGYAQDRREKTMAERLMNEILDASNGLGAAVKKREDTHKMAESNKAFAHYRW
- the rpsL gene encoding 30S ribosomal protein S12, whose translation is MPTINQLVRKGRQDKVSKSKTPALKGSPQRRGVCTRVYTTTPKKPNSALRKVARVRLSSGVEVTAYIPGVGHNLQEHSIVLVRGGRVKDLPGVRYKIIRGTLDTQGVKNRKQARSRYGAKKEK
- a CDS encoding MarR family winged helix-turn-helix transcriptional regulator — its product is MPTADLRTDAGLASELRGGVMRLRRRLMSERHPDNDLSISQMVVLGLLVRLGDQTVGDLARAERVQPPSMTRTVNCLEQDGFVVRRPHETDGRQVVVSLTDAGRAAVLADRERRDAWLARRLDALTDAERETLREAAPILARLAVTD
- the fusA gene encoding elongation factor G encodes the protein MAVDITTDLKQVRNIGIMAHIDAGKTTTTERILFYTGITYKIGEVHEGAATMDWMEQEQERGITITSAATTCWWKKHQINIIDTPGHVDFTVEVERSLRVLDGAVAVFDGVAGVEPQSQTVWRQANKYAVPRMCFINKLDRTGADFYKCVDSIVERLHATPLVLQLPIGAESDFIGVVDLVEMHAKVWRGETEMGEDYTIEEIPADLADKAAEYREKLVETLAEADDDIMEVYLEDGDTFDVATLKAAIRRATLADKLNPILTGTAFKNKGVQPLLDAVVDYLPSPLDVDAIVGHKPNDEDVEILRKPSDDEPFSGLAFKIASDPHLGKLIYVRVYSGKLEAGSTVVNSVNGRKERIGKVYQMHANKREEIASVGAGQIVAVMGLKDTKTGHTLSDPTQQVVLESMTFPAPVIEVAIEPKTKGDQEKLGTAIQRLTEEDPTFTVKTDEETGQTIIAGMGELHLEVFVDRMKREFKVEATVGKPQVAYRETIRRKVENYSYTHKKQTGGSGQFAKIVISIEPNIDPETGTGAGYEFVNAVSGGRVPKEYIPSVDQGAQEALQFGIKAGFPMVDVKVTLEDGAYHDVDSSELAFKIAGIQAFKEAAAKAQAVLLEPMFAVEVTTPESFLGTVIGDINSRRGQIQAQEERHGDLVVSALVPLSEMFGYVGDLRSKTSGQASYSMEFDSYAEVPTNIADEIVKKVRGE
- a CDS encoding MFS transporter; protein product: MANPNYRRYAAGGVVSNTGTWMQRVAQDWLVLELAAGSGATALGITTGLQFLPFLLLTPFAGLIADRVPKHRLLQLTNIGMAAPAAVLGVLAVTGLAQVWHVYVLALILGAASAFDAPARQSFVSELVDPVDLTNAVGLNSASFNAARLVGPGLAGLLIAAFGGGAVATGWVILLNAVSYAAPIWSLRHLDVSRIDAARPAGRGPGAIREGLAYVRARPDLLLVLSLVFFAGTFGLNFQITSALMATEVFDKGPEEFGLLGSVLAIGSLTGALLAARRTQVRHRLVVGAALAFGASVVVAGLMPSYLTFALWAPVTGFLALTMITAANTYMQLHTDAGVRGRVMALYLMIFMGGTPLGAPIIGWIGHEYGARWTLLGGGCLTIAGVALSAIMYLRLERARHQRSSEAGEPAVETASAAF
- a CDS encoding NCS2 family permease, translated to MSDTKTAPTAGLDGFFKISERGSTVGRELRGGLVTFLTMAYIIVLNPLILGFVPDSTGAFLGGGAEPGSGIPAIAAGTALVAGVLTILMGGYANFPLALATGLGLNAFVANSIARQSTWGAAMGLVVLEGILILVLVLTGFRKAVFHAVPQQLKVAISVGIGLFIALIGFVDARVVTRIPDAFQTTVPVQLGGDGHLGGWPVLVFVLGLALVIALWVRQVRGAILISIVVTTVVAVVVEAVGDIGASSAENPKGWSLSVPTLSGDVVGLPHFDTLGDFSLFGAFGSAGTGTLAALLLVFSLLLADFFDTMGTMTAIGAEAGLNDEEGIPPHAQKILVVDSVAAIAGGAAGVSSNTSYIESASGVGEGARTGLASVATGVLFLLATFFTPLVAAIPSEAAVPALVLVGFLMMQQVTEIDWRDLEVAIPAFLTVVLMPFTYSISVGIGAGFVAYVFIKAVVGKAREVHPLMWVVAALFVVYFAYTPISGWLS